A DNA window from Malus domestica chromosome 12, GDT2T_hap1 contains the following coding sequences:
- the LOC103413739 gene encoding protein gar2-like: MTATTGMEDEKWSDKMEGDGGLRTLECLRGRLLAERQASRVAKEDAELIGKKLIELQKQLKEEIKLKEKAEKKLNCLKKKLESLNNSSKNSEKSYTQSTTTSSGSNHPETHEAKSKVAESEIPEESRQNAADSTTSEQSHESTFTDENTSSQSTSGSSSSSSIECSSSPKGFCHNPSHKSEDPKIEDSNSCSTLTEIENGDLGGLLC; the protein is encoded by the exons ATGACAGCTACTACTGGCATGGAAGATGAAAAATGGAG TGACAAGATGGAAGGAGATGGTGGTTTGAGGACTTTGGAGTGCCTCAGAGGGAGACTGCTGGCGGAGAGGCAAGCTTCAAGGGTTGCAAAAGAGGATGCAGAACTAATTGGCAAGAAG TTAATAGAACTACAGAAGCAGctcaaagaagagatcaaactAAAGGAAAAAGCAGAAAAGAAGCTCAATTGTTTGAAGAAAAAGCTTGAATCTTTGAATAATTCCTCCAAAAATAGTGAAAAATCTTATACACAATCCACTACCACTTCATCAGGATCCAATCATCCAGAAACCCATGAAGCCAAATCCAAAGTTGCAGAGTCAGAAATCCCAGAGGAATCAAGACAAAATGCAGCAGACTCCACCACATCTGAGCAAAGCCATGAAAGCACTTTCACTGATGAAAACACTTCTTCTCAAAGCACTTCTGGTTCCAGTTCTAGTTCCAGCATAGAATGTTCTTCTTCCCCAAAAGGGTTCTGCCACAACCCAAGTCATAAATCTGAAGATCCAAAGATTGAAGATAGTAATAG ttgtTCAACCTTAACAGAGATTGAAAATGGTGATTTGGGGGGGTTATTATGTTGA